Proteins encoded by one window of Clostridium cagae:
- the nusB gene encoding transcription antitermination factor NusB: protein MNRKLSREKAMELLFGMTLNTDNCEETLENFIDNYESDIKELDITYIKRILIGVENNKDNIDESISNNLCNWKIDRISKVNLCILRLAVYELLHDEEIPNRVAINEALEITKKYSDEKSVSFVNGVLDNILKK from the coding sequence ATGAATAGAAAACTATCAAGAGAAAAAGCAATGGAATTATTATTTGGGATGACATTAAACACTGATAATTGTGAGGAAACATTAGAAAACTTTATAGACAATTATGAAAGTGACATAAAAGAATTAGATATAACATACATAAAGAGAATATTAATAGGGGTAGAAAATAACAAAGATAACATAGATGAATCTATATCAAATAATTTATGTAACTGGAAAATCGATAGAATATCAAAAGTTAACTTATGTATATTAAGATTAGCAGTATATGAATTATTACATGATGAAGAAATTCCAAACAGAGTTGCAATAAACGAAGCATTGGAAATAACAAAGAAATATTCAGATGAAAAAAGTGTTTCATTTGTAAATGGAGTTTTAGATAACATTTTAAAAAAATAA
- the recN gene encoding DNA repair protein RecN, translating to MLIQLNIKNFALIQEITMNFNEGFNILSGETGAGKSILIDAIDYVLGGKFSKSLIRTGEDKTYVEAIFTIENSLLKNVLIELDIESDDDMLIVSRETHQSGRSLIKVNGKTFLASQLKKIRERLLDIHGQHQNQTLLQRNSHILYLDEFIGKEILNHLEEFTSLKDSLLQIENKIQQICGNDDRDKLLDYLKFQIEDIEKGKLKEKEEENLKEEFNLLSNAEKISTSLNLSYALLNGVDGENSVINSISKVIQELSNIENNFEKAKKNRQLIEEAFYTIEEVSRDIRNIAEEVVYDDNALEKINARIYEINQYKKKYGATITEVLEYYDKIKIQYNDLINSEKIIEELNLKKQEIIKEMEIVSLKLHELRVNKSTELKENILNELSFVGLEKSTMEISIVREEKFNSRGFDNVCFMISTNPGEPLMPLEKILSGGELSRIMLALKCVFADKDEIATLIFDEIDTGISGVVAKRVGEKMYQVSKNHQVLCITHLPQIAILSDYHYFVSKIVKENKTFTNIRMLTKEEKEYQIGRMLGGDEVTEATLNNVKEMIKIAELKKIEI from the coding sequence ATGTTAATTCAATTGAACATTAAAAATTTTGCATTGATACAAGAAATAACTATGAATTTCAATGAAGGATTTAATATTCTTTCAGGTGAAACAGGAGCTGGTAAATCTATTTTAATTGATGCAATAGATTATGTATTAGGTGGAAAATTTTCAAAAAGTTTAATAAGAACTGGAGAAGATAAAACTTATGTTGAGGCTATATTTACTATTGAAAATAGCTTGTTAAAAAATGTATTAATTGAATTAGATATTGAAAGTGACGATGACATGCTAATTGTCTCTAGGGAAACTCATCAAAGTGGAAGAAGTTTAATTAAAGTTAATGGAAAAACTTTTTTAGCATCTCAATTAAAAAAAATAAGAGAGAGATTATTAGATATACATGGTCAACATCAAAATCAAACTCTTCTTCAAAGAAATAGTCATATACTATATTTAGATGAATTTATAGGAAAAGAAATTCTTAATCATTTAGAAGAATTCACTTCTTTAAAGGATAGTTTATTACAAATCGAAAACAAAATTCAACAAATATGTGGGAATGATGATAGAGATAAACTTTTAGACTATCTTAAATTTCAAATTGAGGATATAGAAAAAGGGAAATTAAAAGAAAAAGAAGAAGAAAATTTAAAAGAAGAATTTAATTTATTATCAAATGCTGAAAAAATAAGCACTAGTTTAAATTTATCATATGCTTTATTAAATGGTGTTGATGGAGAAAATAGTGTTATAAATTCAATATCAAAGGTTATTCAAGAATTATCGAATATTGAAAATAATTTTGAAAAAGCTAAAAAAAATAGGCAGCTAATAGAAGAAGCTTTTTATACAATAGAAGAAGTGTCTAGAGATATAAGAAATATAGCAGAAGAAGTTGTATATGATGATAACGCTTTAGAAAAAATAAATGCAAGGATATATGAAATTAATCAATATAAGAAAAAATATGGTGCTACTATAACGGAAGTTTTAGAGTACTATGATAAAATAAAAATACAATATAATGATCTTATAAATTCTGAAAAAATTATTGAAGAATTAAACTTGAAAAAGCAAGAAATTATAAAAGAAATGGAAATAGTATCACTAAAACTTCATGAATTAAGAGTCAATAAAAGCACTGAATTAAAAGAAAATATTTTAAATGAACTTAGTTTTGTAGGACTTGAAAAATCAACTATGGAAATAAGTATAGTGAGAGAAGAAAAATTTAATTCTAGAGGTTTTGATAATGTATGTTTTATGATTTCTACAAATCCTGGAGAACCACTTATGCCATTAGAAAAAATATTATCTGGTGGAGAACTTTCAAGAATAATGCTTGCATTAAAATGCGTTTTTGCAGATAAAGATGAAATAGCAACTTTAATTTTTGATGAAATAGATACTGGTATTAGTGGTGTTGTGGCAAAAAGAGTTGGGGAAAAAATGTATCAAGTATCTAAAAATCACCAAGTTTTATGTATAACACATCTTCCTCAAATAGCAATTTTATCAGATTATCATTACTTTGTATCAAAGATAGTAAAAGAAAATAAGACATTTACTAATATAAGAATGTTAACCAAAGAAGAAAAAGAGTATCAAATTGGTAGAATGCTTGGTGGAGATGAAGTTACAGAAGCAACATTAAATAATGTGAAAGAAATGATAAAAATTGCCGAGTTAAAAAAAATAGAAATTTAA
- a CDS encoding SpoIIIAH-like family protein, which produces MKRKQLGIIFTLLALILCVGVLAAKLNKGGLNDPTDLSAVLSPENIGVTEENGEIAKAEDDKATLSQNEYFYQSRSEREQQESATIQTLKAIVADENTSKERKDEANKELQERILRKDNEGRVELNIKNKGYEDALCMIDDKKATVIVKSANTLEEKDSVSIQEIVQNVSKIKDVVIQVQK; this is translated from the coding sequence ATGAAAAGGAAACAATTAGGTATAATCTTTACTTTGTTAGCACTAATATTATGTGTAGGGGTGTTAGCAGCAAAGTTGAATAAGGGAGGATTAAATGATCCAACTGATTTAAGTGCAGTATTATCACCAGAAAATATAGGGGTGACTGAAGAAAATGGAGAAATAGCTAAAGCTGAGGATGATAAAGCTACATTGAGTCAAAATGAATACTTCTATCAATCTAGAAGTGAAAGAGAACAACAAGAAAGTGCAACAATTCAAACATTGAAAGCAATAGTAGCAGATGAAAATACATCTAAGGAAAGAAAGGACGAAGCAAATAAGGAATTGCAAGAAAGAATTTTAAGAAAAGATAATGAAGGAAGAGTTGAATTAAACATAAAAAATAAAGGATATGAAGATGCATTATGTATGATAGATGACAAGAAAGCAACTGTAATAGTGAAGTCAGCAAACACTCTTGAAGAGAAAGACAGTGTCTCTATTCAAGAAATAGTACAAAATGTATCTAAGATAAAAGATGTAGTAATACAAGTACAAAAATAA
- a CDS encoding TlyA family RNA methyltransferase: protein MAEKKERLDILLVEKGIITSRDRAKACIMEGKVFVDGQRVDKAGEKVSIIANIEYKGAKLKYVSRGGLKLEKAMKSYDISLEDKVCMDIGASTGGFTDCMLQNGAQKVYSVDVGYGQFAWKLRTDERVVCMERTNIRYVTLEDIGEPLDFASIDVSFISLKKIMPATLGLLKDTGEVVALIKPQFEAGREKVGKKGVVREISTHKEVVYGIIEFLKNEKLNILGVGYSPIKGPEGNREYLVYFTKDAEKESNFELDDVERVVEESHKEL from the coding sequence ATGGCAGAAAAAAAGGAAAGACTTGATATACTTTTAGTAGAAAAGGGTATAATTACTTCTAGGGATAGAGCTAAGGCTTGTATTATGGAAGGTAAAGTATTTGTTGACGGTCAAAGAGTTGATAAAGCAGGGGAAAAAGTAAGCATAATTGCTAACATTGAATATAAAGGCGCAAAACTTAAATATGTAAGTAGAGGCGGACTTAAATTAGAGAAAGCTATGAAGTCATATGATATATCTTTAGAAGATAAAGTATGTATGGATATAGGGGCATCTACTGGGGGATTTACTGACTGTATGCTTCAAAATGGAGCCCAAAAAGTGTATTCAGTAGATGTAGGATATGGTCAGTTTGCATGGAAATTAAGAACTGATGAAAGAGTAGTATGCATGGAAAGAACTAATATCAGATATGTTACATTAGAAGATATTGGTGAACCTTTAGATTTTGCATCAATAGATGTATCTTTTATATCTTTAAAAAAGATAATGCCAGCAACGTTAGGACTTTTAAAAGATACTGGTGAAGTTGTGGCCTTAATAAAACCACAATTTGAAGCAGGTCGTGAAAAAGTTGGTAAAAAAGGTGTTGTTAGAGAAATTAGCACACATAAAGAAGTAGTATATGGAATAATTGAATTCCTTAAAAATGAAAAATTAAATATCCTAGGGGTAGGATATTCTCCAATAAAAGGTCCAGAAGGAAATAGAGAATACTTAGTTTATTTTACAAAAGACGCTGAGAAAGAAAGTAATTTTGAACTTGATGATGTAGAAAGGGTTGTAGAGGAATCTCATAAAGAACTTTAG
- a CDS encoding Asp23/Gls24 family envelope stress response protein encodes MESLNKEDNVGIVKISDEVVSVIAGIAAQEIDGVSDYQIGGSNNLSSILKGKKSLGKSTKVTLLDDKATIDINLSVEYGVKIMEVVSQVQDNVKRTVEAMTGLIVEAVNVYVQNIYMPKKEESESK; translated from the coding sequence ATGGAAAGTTTGAATAAAGAAGATAACGTTGGTATCGTAAAAATATCAGACGAAGTAGTAAGCGTTATTGCAGGCATTGCCGCACAAGAAATTGACGGCGTTAGTGATTACCAAATAGGGGGCTCAAATAACTTATCAAGCATTTTAAAGGGTAAAAAGTCATTAGGGAAGTCAACGAAGGTTACTTTGCTTGATGATAAAGCAACTATAGATATAAATTTAAGCGTCGAGTATGGTGTAAAAATAATGGAGGTAGTTTCACAAGTTCAGGATAATGTAAAGAGAACGGTTGAAGCTATGACTGGATTAATAGTGGAAGCTGTAAATGTTTATGTTCAAAACATTTATATGCCGAAAAAAGAAGAAAGTGAATCTAAGTAG
- the dxs gene encoding 1-deoxy-D-xylulose-5-phosphate synthase produces MKSLLDSLNFPKDLNNLNDSDTERLSKEIRQFLIESVSKTGGHLSSNLGVVELTLSLMKSFDFEKDKIVWDVGHQSYVYKILTGRKDGFKNLRQFDGLSGFPKRNESKYDYFDTGHSSTSISAGLGMARARDLKKEKYTVVSVIGDGALTGGMALEALNDVGFRKTKMVIILNDNQMSISLNVGGLSRYLNKLRMGETYNRLKTNINTSLGSSDLGKDLISKMSKVKDSIKQLVVPSMFFENMGVKYIGPIDGHDIKAMNEVFSKVKDIEGPVIIHTVTQKGRGYSLAEKSPSKYHGIPPSNDKKEEPNKACRDSYSKAFGNALIDIAKEEKEVVAITAAMPDGTGLKDFATIYPERFFDVGIAEQHAVTLAAGMAANGLKPVFAVYSTFLQRGFDQVIHDVCIQDLPVTFAIDRAGIVGDDGETHQGIMDVSYLSMMPNMTIVAPKCTEEIPSMLRWAIKKNSPVAIRYPRGKDIVCNLHALQEISYGKWEVVSEGKRICIIASGRMLQHAFLAKEILKENGIDPKIVNATFIKPIDKCLLENLKEDGYDILTIEDNIICGGLGMAVLEHLNCIDYKGNMKLLGYDDEFIPQGNVEILYKTYGLDPVSISNTILKLYN; encoded by the coding sequence ATGAAGTCATTATTAGATAGTTTAAATTTCCCAAAAGATTTAAATAATTTGAATGATAGTGATACAGAGAGATTAAGTAAAGAAATAAGACAATTTTTAATAGAAAGTGTTTCAAAAACAGGAGGACACTTATCATCTAATTTAGGTGTTGTAGAGCTTACTTTGAGTCTTATGAAATCTTTTGATTTTGAAAAAGACAAAATAGTATGGGATGTGGGACATCAAAGTTATGTGTATAAGATTTTAACTGGTAGAAAAGATGGATTTAAAAATCTTAGACAATTTGATGGTTTAAGTGGATTTCCAAAGAGAAATGAAAGCAAGTATGATTATTTTGACACAGGTCATAGTAGTACTTCAATATCAGCTGGACTTGGAATGGCAAGAGCTAGAGATTTAAAGAAAGAAAAGTACACTGTAGTTTCTGTAATCGGAGATGGAGCTTTAACAGGTGGAATGGCATTAGAAGCTTTAAATGATGTTGGTTTTAGAAAAACTAAAATGGTGATAATTTTAAACGATAATCAAATGTCTATTTCACTTAATGTTGGTGGACTTTCTAGATATTTAAATAAATTAAGAATGGGCGAAACATACAATAGATTAAAAACCAATATAAATACCTCTCTTGGTTCATCTGATTTAGGAAAAGATCTTATTTCTAAAATGTCAAAAGTAAAAGATAGTATAAAGCAATTAGTTGTACCTTCAATGTTTTTTGAAAATATGGGAGTAAAATATATAGGTCCTATTGATGGGCATGATATAAAAGCAATGAATGAAGTATTTAGCAAGGTTAAAGACATAGAAGGTCCTGTTATAATACACACAGTAACTCAAAAAGGTAGAGGATATTCATTAGCAGAAAAAAGTCCATCTAAGTATCATGGGATTCCACCTAGTAATGATAAAAAGGAAGAACCCAATAAAGCTTGTAGAGATTCATATTCTAAAGCTTTTGGTAACGCATTAATTGATATAGCAAAAGAAGAAAAAGAAGTAGTTGCTATAACTGCAGCAATGCCAGACGGAACTGGACTAAAAGATTTTGCTACTATTTATCCAGAAAGATTTTTTGATGTTGGAATAGCAGAGCAGCATGCAGTGACTTTAGCAGCAGGAATGGCAGCAAATGGCTTAAAACCAGTATTTGCAGTATACTCTACCTTTTTACAAAGAGGGTTTGATCAGGTAATACATGATGTATGTATTCAAGATTTACCTGTAACATTTGCTATAGATAGAGCTGGAATAGTAGGAGATGATGGTGAAACTCATCAAGGAATTATGGATGTAAGCTATTTGTCAATGATGCCCAATATGACAATAGTAGCTCCTAAATGTACAGAAGAAATTCCAAGTATGTTAAGATGGGCAATAAAAAAGAACTCCCCTGTAGCAATAAGATACCCAAGAGGTAAAGATATTGTCTGTAATTTACATGCTTTACAAGAGATAAGTTATGGAAAATGGGAAGTTGTAAGTGAAGGAAAGAGAATATGTATTATTGCTAGTGGAAGAATGCTTCAACATGCATTTTTAGCAAAAGAAATACTAAAAGAAAATGGAATAGATCCTAAGATAGTAAATGCAACATTTATAAAACCAATAGATAAGTGTTTATTAGAAAATTTAAAAGAAGATGGATATGATATTTTGACTATTGAGGATAATATTATATGCGGAGGCTTAGGAATGGCTGTTCTAGAACATTTAAATTGTATAGATTATAAGGGAAATATGAAATTATTAGGATATGATGATGAATTTATCCCACAAGGAAATGTAGAAATACTTTATAAAACATATGGATTAGATCCTGTAAGTATAAGTAATACAATCCTTAAACTTTATAATTAA
- the xseA gene encoding exodeoxyribonuclease VII large subunit — protein sequence MKIKTLTVSDLTNYIKKVIDNDFILNNLSVKGEISNLKFHSSGHIYFSLKDNNSKVNCVMFKSKASLLNIALEDGMEVMVKGRASIYTATGSFQLYCDEIKKEGQGELFIKFEALKEKLSKSGYFDEKYKKNIPMYAKRIGIVTSSTGAVIRDIINVTKRRNSLVDIILYPAKVQGDDAYKEIIAGIEYFNKKKNIDLIIVGRGGGSIEELWNFNEEELAKVIFNSKLPIISAVGHEVDFTISDFVSDVRAATPSQAAEIAVPLLSDINTRIYEISKSLDYEIQKKLKDCKSRLESNERILKLHSPISKIVNSYLEIDKLKDRLYFAIDIKIKREKQKIESLNNLLSANNPIKVLNKGYAIIEDENNNIIKEISQLNEEKEISVSLSDGNIKGNFIPIK from the coding sequence ATGAAGATTAAAACTTTAACTGTTTCAGATCTAACAAACTATATAAAAAAAGTAATTGATAATGACTTTATTTTAAATAATCTCTCTGTAAAAGGGGAGATTTCTAATTTAAAGTTTCATAGCAGTGGGCATATTTATTTTTCTTTAAAAGATAACAATAGTAAAGTAAATTGCGTTATGTTTAAAAGCAAAGCAAGTCTTTTAAATATTGCTTTAGAAGATGGTATGGAAGTTATGGTAAAGGGAAGAGCATCTATTTACACAGCTACAGGGAGTTTTCAACTTTATTGTGATGAGATAAAAAAAGAAGGGCAAGGAGAGTTATTTATAAAATTCGAAGCTCTTAAAGAAAAATTATCAAAGTCTGGATATTTTGATGAAAAGTATAAAAAGAATATCCCTATGTACGCTAAAAGAATAGGTATTGTAACCTCATCAACAGGTGCAGTAATAAGAGATATAATAAATGTAACTAAAAGAAGAAACTCATTAGTAGACATAATATTATATCCAGCTAAGGTTCAAGGCGATGATGCATATAAAGAAATAATTGCAGGAATTGAATATTTTAATAAGAAGAAAAATATAGATCTAATAATAGTTGGAAGAGGTGGAGGTTCTATAGAAGAATTATGGAACTTTAATGAAGAAGAACTTGCAAAAGTTATATTTAATTCTAAGTTGCCTATTATTTCAGCAGTAGGTCATGAAGTCGATTTTACAATTTCAGATTTTGTTTCTGATGTAAGAGCAGCAACACCATCACAAGCAGCTGAAATAGCAGTCCCGCTATTAAGTGATATAAACACAAGAATTTATGAAATATCAAAATCATTAGATTATGAAATACAAAAGAAATTAAAAGATTGCAAAAGTAGATTAGAGTCAAATGAGAGAATTTTAAAATTACATTCTCCAATATCAAAAATAGTAAACTCATATTTAGAAATTGATAAATTAAAAGATAGATTATATTTTGCAATAGATATAAAAATAAAAAGAGAAAAGCAAAAGATAGAATCATTAAATAATTTATTAAGCGCTAATAATCCTATAAAGGTACTTAATAAAGGATATGCTATAATAGAGGATGAAAATAATAATATCATTAAAGAAATATCGCAATTAAACGAAGAAAAAGAAATAAGTGTTTCTTTAAGTGATGGAAATATTAAAGGGAATTTTATACCTATTAAGTAA
- the xseB gene encoding exodeoxyribonuclease VII small subunit translates to MAKKESYEDMLGKLQDILSTLEDDNLNLEEGMKSYEDGVKLVNKLYKTLNSYEGKISVIKEEKEVEFENQDGDR, encoded by the coding sequence ATGGCAAAGAAAGAAAGCTATGAAGATATGCTTGGTAAGCTTCAAGATATTTTAAGTACTTTAGAAGATGACAATTTAAACCTTGAAGAGGGTATGAAATCTTATGAAGATGGAGTAAAATTAGTAAATAAACTTTATAAAACTTTAAATTCATATGAAGGAAAAATATCTGTAATTAAGGAAGAAAAAGAAGTGGAGTTTGAAAATCAAGATGGAGATAGATAA
- a CDS encoding arginine repressor: protein MKSKRHTKILEIISSKEIETQEDLAEELKLQGFDVTQATVSRDIKNLKLIKIQGASGNYKYVVSSGEEKNIIDRLSNILSNTVISAENVDKMVVIKTISGSGSAAAEAIDNLEGSDVAGTVAGDNTIFILLRSLEKAEELVAKIRKRISL from the coding sequence TTGAAATCAAAAAGACATACTAAGATATTAGAAATTATATCATCTAAAGAAATAGAAACTCAGGAAGACTTAGCAGAAGAATTAAAATTACAAGGTTTTGATGTAACTCAAGCAACTGTTTCAAGAGACATCAAAAATTTAAAACTTATTAAAATACAAGGTGCTTCTGGAAATTATAAATATGTTGTATCTTCAGGTGAAGAAAAAAACATAATAGATAGATTAAGTAATATATTATCTAACACGGTTATAAGTGCAGAAAATGTAGATAAGATGGTAGTAATAAAAACTATAAGTGGTTCAGGATCAGCAGCAGCAGAGGCTATAGATAATTTAGAAGGATCTGATGTAGCAGGAACAGTAGCAGGAGATAATACAATATTCATACTTCTTAGAAGTTTAGAAAAAGCAGAAGAATTAGTAGCTAAAATAAGAAAAAGAATATCACTATAA
- a CDS encoding polyprenyl synthetase family protein has translation MEIDNLKNVIDEYLKNYFINRNSYNKVVYESAGYSVNIGGKRIRPILLILTYSLYKDNIEKIMPMAAAIEMIHTYSLIHDDLPCMDDDDLRRGKPTNHKVFGENIAVLAGDALLNEAMTLLMKSSLELGESALKASYEISKAAGPEGMIGGQVVDVLSEVSEISKEELEYMHEKKTGELIRVSIVAGGILARVPSGDIEALNEYGKKLGLAFQIKDDILDVIGTKETLGKATNRDKELNKTNFITVYGLEKCEELCKMLTDECTKILDNLSVDASLLKELTHNLLNRLN, from the coding sequence ATGGAGATAGATAATTTAAAAAATGTAATAGATGAATATTTAAAAAATTATTTTATAAATAGAAATTCTTATAATAAGGTTGTTTATGAGTCAGCAGGATATAGTGTAAATATAGGTGGAAAAAGAATACGTCCAATATTACTTATATTAACGTATTCTTTATATAAAGACAATATAGAAAAAATAATGCCAATGGCAGCTGCAATTGAAATGATACACACTTATTCTTTAATACATGATGATCTTCCATGCATGGATGATGATGATTTAAGAAGAGGTAAGCCAACAAATCATAAGGTTTTCGGAGAAAATATTGCAGTTTTAGCAGGAGATGCATTGTTAAATGAAGCTATGACTTTACTTATGAAAAGTTCATTAGAATTAGGAGAAAGTGCCTTAAAAGCTTCTTATGAAATTTCAAAAGCAGCAGGTCCAGAAGGAATGATAGGCGGTCAAGTTGTTGATGTATTAAGTGAAGTAAGCGAAATATCAAAAGAAGAATTAGAATATATGCACGAAAAAAAGACTGGAGAACTTATAAGAGTATCAATAGTAGCTGGTGGTATTTTAGCAAGAGTTCCAAGTGGTGATATAGAAGCTTTAAATGAGTATGGTAAAAAATTAGGCTTAGCTTTTCAAATAAAAGATGATATATTAGATGTAATAGGAACTAAGGAAACATTAGGCAAAGCAACTAACAGAGATAAAGAATTAAATAAAACTAATTTTATAACTGTTTATGGATTAGAAAAATGCGAAGAACTTTGCAAAATGTTAACTGATGAATGTACAAAAATTTTAGATAATTTAAGTGTAGATGCTAGTCTATTAAAAGAATTAACGCATAATCTTTTAAATAGACTAAATTAA
- a CDS encoding NAD(+)/NADH kinase codes for MKNIGIAINPSKDYKNTILNMVKEKIKNICNITDIEVYNSFDIKNLNLSSLDLLIVLGGDGTLLGVARELDDDFKAPILGINIGNLGVLSSIEISDLELALKKLMTKDCKVHKRMMLNCEVDINESIKNIKALNEVAVARGTLSRMVKFKIFVDEKLYAIFKGDGLIVSTPTGSTAYSFSAGGPFICPDLEVISIVPICDHTKSMHPIVLKGDSTIKIIAQNGGDQIYLTIDGQRAIEMKDNSVITVKKNPKSLKLLLFNDYDYFKVIRNKVLNNSKECDGEKN; via the coding sequence ATGAAAAATATAGGTATTGCGATAAATCCATCAAAAGACTATAAAAATACAATTTTAAATATGGTAAAAGAAAAAATTAAGAACATTTGCAATATTACTGATATTGAAGTATACAATAGTTTTGATATAAAAAATTTAAATTTAAGCTCATTGGATTTACTTATTGTTTTAGGCGGAGATGGAACTCTTCTTGGAGTAGCAAGGGAATTAGATGATGATTTTAAGGCACCTATATTAGGAATAAATATAGGTAATTTAGGAGTTCTATCTAGTATAGAAATATCCGATTTAGAGTTAGCATTAAAAAAATTAATGACTAAAGATTGTAAAGTACACAAGAGAATGATGTTAAACTGTGAAGTTGATATAAATGAGTCAATAAAGAACATAAAGGCTTTAAATGAAGTTGCAGTAGCAAGAGGAACATTATCAAGAATGGTAAAATTTAAGATATTTGTTGATGAAAAATTATATGCTATATTTAAAGGTGATGGACTTATCGTTTCAACGCCTACGGGGTCAACAGCATATTCTTTTTCAGCAGGAGGACCATTTATATGTCCAGACTTAGAAGTTATTAGTATAGTGCCTATATGCGATCATACAAAGAGTATGCATCCAATTGTATTGAAAGGTGATAGCACTATAAAGATAATAGCACAAAATGGCGGAGATCAAATATACTTGACAATAGATGGACAAAGAGCAATAGAAATGAAAGATAATTCTGTTATAACTGTAAAAAAGAATCCAAAGTCATTAAAATTACTGTTATTTAATGATTATGATTATTTTAAAGTAATAAGAAATAAGGTATTAAATAATTCTAAGGAATGTGATGGTGAAAAAAATTGA
- a CDS encoding bifunctional methylenetetrahydrofolate dehydrogenase/methenyltetrahydrofolate cyclohydrolase, which produces MGQIINGKEVALKIKEEIKTFVEERKKNKLRIPKIASILVGNDGGSIYYMSSQEKVANSLGVDFLKIILEENVTDDDVINEIHKLNDDVNVQGIMLQLPLPKHLNEKKIIKEISVKKDIDCLTFESQGKLYMGEKGFLPCTPNSVITLIKSLKIDITGKEVVVLGRSNIVGKPVAQLLLNENATVTICHSKTKDLKEVCSKADILVVAIGKPKFIDEEYIKENAIVIDVGTSSFEGKITGDVNFDKVIDKASFVTPVPGGVGALTTTLLIKNSCEALKEYED; this is translated from the coding sequence ATGGGGCAAATTATAAATGGAAAAGAAGTAGCATTAAAGATAAAAGAAGAAATAAAGACCTTTGTTGAAGAAAGAAAAAAAAATAAACTGAGGATTCCAAAGATTGCATCTATATTAGTTGGCAATGATGGAGGATCAATTTATTATATGTCAAGTCAAGAAAAGGTGGCTAATTCTTTAGGGGTAGATTTTTTAAAGATTATATTAGAAGAGAATGTTACTGATGACGATGTTATAAATGAAATTCATAAGTTAAATGATGATGTTAATGTTCAAGGTATAATGCTTCAATTACCATTACCTAAGCATTTAAATGAAAAAAAGATAATAAAAGAAATATCTGTTAAAAAGGATATAGATTGTCTTACATTTGAAAGTCAAGGTAAATTATATATGGGGGAAAAGGGATTTTTACCATGTACACCTAATTCAGTTATAACTTTAATTAAGAGTCTTAAGATTGATATAACTGGTAAGGAAGTAGTTGTTCTTGGAAGAAGTAATATAGTAGGAAAGCCAGTAGCACAACTTTTATTAAATGAAAATGCAACAGTTACTATATGTCATTCTAAAACAAAAGATTTAAAAGAAGTATGTAGTAAAGCAGACATATTAGTTGTAGCAATTGGTAAACCTAAGTTTATAGATGAAGAATACATAAAAGAAAATGCAATAGTTATTGATGTTGGTACTTCATCTTTTGAAGGTAAAATAACAGGCGATGTTAATTTTGATAAGGTAATAGATAAAGCTTCTTTCGTAACACCAGTACCAGGTGGAGTTGGAGCTTTAACTACTACTCTTTTAATAAAAAATTCATGTGAGGCTTTAAAGGAATATGAAGATTAA